The following are from one region of the Polaribacter marinaquae genome:
- a CDS encoding DUF6638 family protein yields the protein MEKLKDAKLFRNELISVNGKLVERYNKCLEKLGFSKTTLTSFSIDGLGWSPEIAEEKKEQFYLNNEEANTHAIIISPLQKSLPIYNPFHSFDKELMKVVFKKHGDFIKDITRDSAICLDFDQKIDVFYEPLDVLKYKDIVIKFHLINNLNKAKENQLKLIHTFNLDNNFIDENIHKQLLASAKKYGDLRERNLILEEIKYTTDSFYTKAFGGIFVLKDFVKPILIFQEKETYNQAINDTVHDILMYHISHDELIDKLLSYDVIEANLEEELHQKKYERIKKYTLSKHLMSPTHLVKDILQNDILFKSYLNKIDISARKKVMGLELFLEKKKTSKTIKAKDFLDKDLFVSLHKPHSSLKPNHQDLIWYLLVNIAPKDVLFLYWYDKEQFYSTFKTLESSTQDWVIETILNNF from the coding sequence ATGGAAAAACTAAAAGACGCAAAATTATTTAGAAACGAACTAATTTCTGTTAACGGAAAATTAGTAGAGCGCTACAATAAATGTTTAGAAAAATTAGGTTTTTCTAAAACAACGTTAACCTCTTTTTCTATTGATGGTTTAGGTTGGAGTCCAGAGATTGCAGAAGAAAAGAAAGAGCAATTTTATTTAAATAATGAAGAGGCAAATACGCACGCAATTATTATTTCGCCTTTGCAAAAAAGTTTACCAATTTACAATCCTTTTCATTCTTTTGACAAAGAATTAATGAAGGTTGTTTTTAAAAAACATGGCGATTTTATAAAAGATATTACTAGAGATTCAGCTATATGCTTAGATTTTGATCAAAAAATAGATGTTTTTTACGAACCTTTAGACGTTTTAAAATATAAAGACATTGTAATAAAATTTCATTTAATAAATAACTTAAATAAAGCTAAAGAGAACCAATTAAAATTAATTCATACTTTTAATTTAGACAATAATTTTATAGACGAAAATATTCATAAACAGTTATTAGCATCTGCTAAAAAATATGGCGATTTACGTGAAAGAAATCTTATTTTAGAAGAAATTAAATACACTACAGATTCTTTTTATACGAAAGCATTTGGCGGAATTTTTGTGTTGAAAGATTTTGTAAAACCAATTTTAATTTTTCAAGAAAAAGAAACATACAACCAAGCGATAAACGATACTGTGCATGATATTTTAATGTATCATATTTCTCATGATGAGTTAATCGATAAGCTTTTAAGTTATGACGTTATAGAAGCAAATCTAGAAGAAGAATTGCATCAAAAGAAATACGAAAGAATTAAGAAATATACGCTTTCGAAACATTTGATGTCGCCAACACATTTGGTAAAAGATATTTTACAAAACGACATTCTTTTTAAGAGTTATTTAAATAAAATTGATATTTCTGCGAGAAAAAAAGTAATGGGTTTAGAGTTGTTTTTAGAAAAAAAGAAAACTTCTAAAACCATAAAAGCAAAAGATTTTTTAGACAAAGATTTGTTTGTTTCGTTGCACAAACCGCATTCTTCGTTAAAACCAAATCACCAAGATTTAATTTGGTATTTATTGGTAAATATTGCGCCAAAAGATGTGTTATTTTTATATTGGTATGACAAAGAACAATTTTATAGCACATTCAAAACATTAGAAAGCTCAACTCAAGATTGGGTAATAGAAACTATTTTAAATAATTTTTAA
- a CDS encoding NUDIX domain-containing protein: MSSLRVKNIKKTVLSDNYYTLFKFNFDYQKSDGSWVKPMREVYERGHGAGILLYNTKKQTVILIKQFRFPTFVHDNKDGFLVEIPAGLLDQDNPEQCIIRETEEEVGIRLKSVKKVYEGYSSPGVLTEKMHFFVAEYSDDMKVSEGGGIASENEDIEVLEIPFTEAIDMLNSGKIEDTRTIVLLQYAQIHNLLN, from the coding sequence ATGAGTAGTTTAAGAGTAAAAAATATAAAAAAAACTGTTTTATCAGACAATTATTACACGCTTTTTAAATTTAATTTTGATTATCAAAAATCTGATGGTAGTTGGGTAAAACCAATGAGAGAAGTTTATGAACGTGGTCATGGTGCAGGAATTTTATTGTATAACACAAAAAAACAGACCGTAATTTTAATCAAACAATTTCGTTTTCCAACGTTTGTACATGATAATAAAGATGGTTTTTTAGTTGAAATTCCGGCAGGATTATTAGATCAAGATAATCCTGAACAATGTATTATACGAGAAACCGAAGAAGAAGTTGGTATTCGATTAAAGTCTGTTAAAAAAGTTTACGAAGGGTATTCATCTCCAGGGGTTTTAACAGAGAAAATGCACTTTTTTGTGGCAGAATATTCTGATGATATGAAAGTAAGCGAAGGTGGCGGCATAGCATCAGAAAACGAAGATATAGAAGTTTTAGAAATACCGTTTACAGAAGCTATTGATATGCTAAACAGCGGTAAAATAGAAGATACAAGAACAATTGTATTGCTACAATATGCTCAAATTCATAATTTGTTAAATTAA
- a CDS encoding AAA family ATPase: MEHNSTFPIKQNELNMLRDEASGYLKSVQWEQGARAKNKDKDAKDESILLYLSRANNGSSTSVTSVSKTILALKKRLLPDSLAIPINLNKTLYAVQEGLTLGIWIKDSYNDASGLSSLAERKSALDNNGKREFESKMQTATAFQLFGTSYKILHDLKPFSSDDLSVMKQKFAGIPEVSLMSPLKGIACSLFYFDKYLAHPDIIKSDKDVIDFTVVYFEALIDEIQLRKSTLEYTETIVDRTYKLEKTDFAVSGWENFFSGTAKSVEFNKIKFEQIVGNKDAKHFARRLTERMLSYDFDAKKNPFQELGGFMPVFMGYGIPGTGKSMLIAAIATRLKEHADNLDIPFLFHPMPDTLISTFQGGSAEKMVEWMKPMQDPTKLIFAPIDDAENNLQERTAQGVSAGVKEVIGVFLRYTEGAYAVNYGNSSIGLFTNLPEMLDKAVISRVQGRFKIDGARTENDFLDQDYIWWKKFEKTIPDFVNMQNPENYQYLKDQGLTKNMGEILSSVEKPSEERVLEAYDKAVQKHSTNQHLFFASLYKEIQQIFPFFSSRDVRNIQSAISLRLTDFDLEEDWFENPEIYFKKNYETKFGMLQELMKSNMKGLDFSEIRRQEVVRYLDNVATIADTDFKRKVDARVNQLNIDLQARKSFSNE, translated from the coding sequence ATGGAACACAATTCTACTTTTCCAATAAAGCAAAATGAACTCAATATGCTTCGAGATGAAGCGAGTGGATATTTAAAATCTGTTCAATGGGAACAAGGAGCTAGAGCAAAAAATAAAGATAAAGATGCCAAAGACGAATCTATTTTACTGTATTTATCTAGAGCCAATAACGGAAGTAGCACTTCAGTTACGTCAGTTTCTAAAACAATTTTAGCGTTAAAAAAACGTTTATTACCAGATTCTTTAGCAATTCCAATCAACTTAAACAAAACCTTGTACGCTGTTCAAGAAGGATTAACGTTAGGAATTTGGATTAAAGATAGTTACAATGACGCTTCGGGTTTATCTAGTTTAGCAGAACGTAAATCAGCTTTAGATAACAATGGTAAACGAGAGTTCGAAAGTAAAATGCAAACAGCAACAGCATTTCAATTATTTGGAACTTCGTATAAAATATTACACGATTTAAAACCATTTTCTTCGGACGATTTATCGGTTATGAAACAGAAATTTGCTGGTATTCCAGAGGTTTCTTTGATGTCACCTTTAAAAGGAATTGCGTGTAGTTTGTTTTATTTTGATAAATATTTAGCACATCCAGATATTATAAAGTCAGACAAAGATGTTATCGATTTTACGGTTGTTTATTTTGAAGCTCTAATTGATGAAATTCAGTTAAGAAAAAGTACTTTAGAGTACACAGAAACAATTGTAGATAGAACTTATAAATTAGAAAAAACAGATTTTGCCGTTTCTGGTTGGGAGAATTTTTTTTCTGGAACGGCAAAAAGTGTTGAGTTTAATAAAATTAAATTCGAACAAATTGTTGGTAATAAAGATGCAAAGCATTTTGCACGTAGGTTAACAGAAAGAATGTTAAGTTACGATTTTGATGCAAAGAAAAATCCGTTTCAAGAATTGGGTGGTTTTATGCCTGTTTTTATGGGTTACGGAATACCAGGAACAGGTAAAAGTATGTTAATTGCTGCCATTGCAACTCGATTAAAAGAGCATGCAGACAATTTAGATATTCCGTTTTTATTTCATCCCATGCCAGATACTTTAATTAGTACATTTCAAGGTGGTTCTGCAGAAAAAATGGTAGAATGGATGAAACCTATGCAAGACCCAACTAAATTAATTTTTGCGCCAATTGATGACGCCGAAAATAACTTGCAAGAAAGAACTGCACAAGGAGTTTCTGCTGGTGTTAAAGAAGTAATTGGTGTTTTCTTACGTTATACAGAAGGTGCTTATGCTGTAAATTATGGGAATTCGTCTATCGGACTTTTTACCAATTTACCAGAAATGTTAGACAAAGCAGTAATTTCTAGAGTACAAGGTAGGTTTAAAATTGATGGTGCAAGAACAGAAAATGACTTTTTAGATCAAGATTATATTTGGTGGAAAAAATTTGAAAAAACAATTCCGGATTTTGTGAATATGCAAAATCCAGAAAATTATCAATATTTAAAAGATCAAGGTCTTACAAAAAATATGGGCGAAATTCTTAGTTCTGTAGAAAAACCATCCGAAGAAAGAGTTTTAGAAGCTTATGACAAAGCTGTGCAAAAGCATAGTACTAATCAGCATTTGTTTTTTGCAAGTTTGTATAAAGAAATTCAGCAAATATTTCCATTTTTCTCCTCTAGAGATGTTAGAAACATTCAATCTGCAATTTCTTTACGTTTAACAGATTTTGATTTGGAAGAAGATTGGTTCGAAAATCCAGAAATTTATTTCAAAAAGAATTACGAAACCAAATTTGGCATGTTGCAAGAATTGATGAAAAGCAATATGAAAGGTTTAGATTTTTCTGAAATTAGAAGACAAGAAGTTGTAAGGTATTTAGACAATGTGGCAACGATTGCAGACACCGATTTTAAACGAAAAGTTGATGCTCGTGTGAATCAATTAAACATAGATTTACAAGCAAGAAAATCTTTTAGTAATGAGTAG
- a CDS encoding type II toxin-antitoxin system PemK/MazF family toxin, whose amino-acid sequence MKQGEIWELYLNPTKGSEQSGRRPAVIISGNMLNKHLQVVIVCPLTTSVKNYKGNLVLEPSEINGLSKTSEVLTFHVRSVSKTRLDKKIGKIPLKDVEVIKKTLNDILKF is encoded by the coding sequence ATGAAGCAAGGCGAAATTTGGGAATTGTATTTAAATCCCACAAAAGGAAGCGAGCAAAGTGGTAGAAGACCTGCGGTAATTATAAGTGGTAATATGTTAAATAAACATTTACAAGTTGTAATTGTTTGTCCATTAACAACAAGTGTTAAAAACTATAAAGGAAACCTTGTGCTAGAACCTAGCGAAATAAACGGATTGTCTAAAACTTCGGAAGTGTTAACTTTTCATGTTCGTTCGGTTTCTAAAACAAGGCTCGATAAAAAAATAGGTAAAATTCCGTTGAAAGATGTTGAGGTAATTAAAAAAACCTTAAACGATATTCTTAAATTTTAA
- a CDS encoding ribbon-helix-helix domain-containing protein: MATFTSSLPDSLLEKLSVLAKELKLPKNRLIENALELYLEQIEKASYIKSYKQAGTDQDILLVAEEGMQEYFTSINNEETH; this comes from the coding sequence ATGGCAACATTTACATCTTCATTACCAGATAGTCTTTTAGAAAAATTATCTGTTTTAGCTAAAGAATTAAAGCTTCCTAAAAATAGGTTAATAGAAAATGCTTTAGAGTTATATTTAGAGCAAATAGAAAAGGCTAGTTACATAAAGTCTTATAAGCAAGCTGGTACAGACCAAGATATTTTATTGGTTGCAGAAGAAGGTATGCAAGAATATTTTACTTCAATCAATAATGAAGAAACTCACTAA
- a CDS encoding microtubule-binding protein: MSDDFDLLETNSNEKTEKVDVNWGKAIDTMKSKLSQEEDPQRRQKILNATLDDVVHMAEKDRTTLLDAIKDLTDYQDEVGIIFEKFSSLNPEEQKIIDDAQKALERARIELEDAENKPDTWWNNLWGRKSKIKKEQAEFKEAEKIRAGADNKAKAKFQQRIESADVQTLLSELSYKSQAAVTRLKNREVEIKEVEEKLKDAIVEASKNHTKALEKKAETETKLEEQYALLKQARQALEEVADKQSAEYSEALSKVTTIEQKVEELEGLKNAYTTLAASKDSFVHKHNLTIKVLTSLRSNLQTHRAKLKSDTDERLKYYDGYVVALKARTDQEFAAILEHLGVKTDEHIGETLASMHTASAKARQEMMDNIPVHEKVMQGVYSTYAEALHEIRAKDSKIQANFAERYGIDMKEIFEDYYKADGEASSEGGEPANDPKPESNNDDLLG; encoded by the coding sequence ATGTCTGATGATTTTGATTTATTAGAAACGAATTCTAACGAGAAAACCGAAAAAGTTGATGTAAACTGGGGGAAAGCCATCGATACGATGAAATCCAAACTATCTCAAGAAGAGGACCCACAAAGACGTCAAAAAATATTAAATGCAACATTAGATGATGTTGTGCACATGGCAGAAAAAGACAGAACAACGCTTTTAGATGCAATTAAAGACTTAACTGATTATCAAGATGAGGTTGGAATTATTTTTGAAAAATTCTCATCATTAAATCCAGAAGAGCAAAAAATAATAGACGATGCGCAAAAAGCATTAGAAAGAGCAAGAATAGAATTAGAAGACGCAGAGAACAAACCAGATACTTGGTGGAATAATCTTTGGGGGCGTAAATCTAAAATTAAAAAGGAGCAAGCGGAATTTAAAGAAGCAGAAAAAATACGTGCTGGCGCAGATAATAAAGCAAAAGCAAAGTTTCAACAACGTATAGAAAGTGCAGATGTACAAACATTATTAAGTGAGCTTTCTTACAAATCTCAAGCAGCGGTTACGCGTTTAAAAAACCGTGAAGTAGAAATTAAAGAAGTAGAAGAAAAGCTAAAAGATGCAATTGTAGAAGCTTCTAAAAATCATACAAAAGCTTTAGAGAAAAAAGCAGAAACAGAAACAAAATTAGAAGAACAGTATGCTTTGCTTAAGCAAGCGCGTCAAGCATTAGAAGAAGTTGCAGACAAACAATCTGCTGAATATTCAGAAGCTTTGTCTAAAGTTACAACTATAGAGCAAAAAGTAGAAGAGTTAGAAGGTCTTAAAAATGCCTACACAACTTTGGCGGCGTCTAAAGATAGTTTTGTGCACAAGCACAATTTAACTATTAAAGTGTTAACTTCTTTACGTTCTAATTTACAAACACACAGAGCAAAATTAAAAAGTGATACAGATGAACGTTTGAAGTATTACGACGGTTATGTTGTTGCGTTAAAAGCAAGAACAGATCAAGAATTTGCGGCAATTTTAGAGCATTTAGGTGTAAAAACCGATGAGCATATTGGTGAAACCTTAGCATCTATGCATACGGCAAGTGCCAAAGCACGTCAAGAAATGATGGACAACATTCCGGTTCACGAAAAAGTTATGCAAGGTGTTTATAGCACCTACGCAGAGGCTTTGCATGAAATTCGTGCAAAAGATTCTAAGATTCAGGCAAACTTTGCAGAGCGTTATGGTATCGATATGAAAGAAATTTTCGAAGATTATTATAAGGCAGATGGAGAAGCATCTTCAGAAGGTGGAGAACCAGCAAACGATCCAAAACCAGAGTCTAACAACGACGATTTGTTAGGTTAA